One region of Aurantimonas sp. HBX-1 genomic DNA includes:
- a CDS encoding replicative DNA helicase, giving the protein MADAARKFDEDAAALYREAPNNIEAEQALLGAMLVNNDAYYVVHDFLKPDHFFEPLHREIFSKTSEMIRMGKIANPVTIKTFLAANDKVGELTVAQYLARLAAEATTIINATDYGRAIYDLAMRRALIRIGEDMVNIAFDAPLDMEPKGQIEDAERRLFELAETGRYDGGFQSFTEAVTLAVQMATAAKDRDGGLSGVSSGIIGLDRRMGGLQSSDLIILAGRPAMGKTSLATNIAFNIAAAYEPAEQADGSFKAKNGGVVGFFSLEMSAEQLATRIISEQTEISSSKIRRGNINDQELTKLIACSEMMQKLPLYIDQTGGISIAQLAARARRLKRQRGLDVMVIDYVQLMQGSSKASSQNRVQEITEITTGLKALAKELSVPIIALSQLSRQVESREDKRPQLSDLRESGSIEQDADVVMFVYRDEYYLSNREPKPGTDEHLKWEQALNEARGKAEVIIAKQRHGPTGTVPLAFQAEYTRFTDLADETYLPERYE; this is encoded by the coding sequence ATGGCGGATGCAGCGCGGAAATTCGACGAGGACGCCGCGGCGCTCTACCGCGAGGCGCCCAACAATATCGAGGCGGAGCAGGCCCTGCTCGGCGCGATGCTCGTCAACAACGACGCCTATTACGTCGTCCACGACTTCCTGAAGCCGGACCATTTCTTCGAGCCGCTGCACCGGGAGATCTTCTCCAAGACCTCTGAGATGATCCGGATGGGCAAGATCGCCAATCCGGTGACGATCAAGACGTTCCTCGCCGCCAACGACAAGGTCGGCGAGCTGACGGTGGCGCAGTATCTCGCCCGCCTCGCCGCCGAGGCGACGACCATCATCAACGCCACCGACTACGGCCGGGCCATCTACGATCTGGCGATGCGCCGCGCGCTGATCCGGATCGGCGAGGACATGGTGAACATCGCCTTCGACGCGCCCCTCGACATGGAGCCGAAGGGCCAGATCGAGGACGCCGAGCGGCGGCTGTTCGAACTCGCCGAGACCGGCCGCTACGACGGCGGCTTCCAGTCCTTCACCGAGGCGGTGACGCTGGCGGTGCAGATGGCGACGGCGGCCAAGGACCGCGACGGAGGCCTGTCGGGCGTCTCCTCCGGCATCATCGGCCTCGACCGGCGGATGGGCGGACTGCAGTCGTCGGATCTGATCATCCTCGCCGGCCGCCCGGCGATGGGCAAGACGTCGCTGGCCACCAACATCGCCTTCAACATCGCCGCGGCCTACGAGCCGGCCGAGCAGGCCGACGGATCCTTCAAGGCCAAGAACGGCGGCGTCGTCGGCTTCTTCAGCCTGGAAATGTCGGCCGAACAGCTCGCCACCCGCATCATCTCCGAGCAGACGGAGATCTCGTCCTCGAAAATCCGGCGCGGCAACATCAACGACCAGGAGCTGACCAAGCTGATCGCCTGTTCTGAGATGATGCAGAAGCTGCCGCTCTACATCGACCAGACCGGCGGCATCTCGATCGCCCAGCTCGCGGCCCGGGCACGGCGGCTGAAGCGCCAGCGCGGCCTCGACGTCATGGTCATCGACTACGTGCAGCTGATGCAGGGCTCGTCCAAGGCCTCCTCGCAGAACCGCGTGCAGGAGATCACCGAGATCACCACCGGCCTCAAGGCGCTGGCCAAGGAGCTGTCGGTGCCGATCATCGCGCTGTCGCAGCTGTCGCGCCAGGTGGAGAGCCGCGAGGACAAGCGCCCGCAGCTCTCCGATCTGCGCGAATCGGGCTCGATCGAGCAGGACGCCGACGTGGTGATGTTCGTCTACCGCGACGAATACTACCTCTCGAACCGCGAGCCGAAGCCGGGCACCGACGAGCACCTCAAATGGGAGCAGGCGCTGAACGAGGCCCGCGGCAAGGCCGAGGTGATCATCGCCAAACAGCGCCATGGCCCGACCGGCACCGTGCCCCTCGCCTTCCAGGCCGAATACACGCGCTTCACCGACCTGGCGGACGAGACCTACCTGCCCGAGCGCTACGAATAG
- the alr gene encoding alanine racemase encodes MPGPSDRSAVASRMPVLEIDRAALQANWRTLAARQPGARTGAAVKADGYGLGAADVATALHQAGCRDFFVAWASEGVAVREALARAGLDSGGAATRIYVLQGLEAATVALHLAHDLVPVLSTPDDVACWRDGTSAAASRVPAALQLETGMNRLGLGEADARHAAALHAAGDLPLCLVMSHLASADEPTAQSDDQLQRFLALSALFPGVPRSLANSAGVFLGPGFGFDLTRPGIGLYGGSAGPRSTGVLQPVARLTAAILQVRTARAGEVVGYGAAVRLERNTRIATVGIGYADGLPRAASGAGIALRPLCPAADALLAGQRVPVIGRISMDMTLLDVSALPEGGVQPGDRVEFFGPGVAIDDVAAAAGTIAYEILTGMGRRVARHWT; translated from the coding sequence GTGCCGGGCCCTTCCGATCGGAGCGCCGTCGCGTCGCGCATGCCGGTGCTCGAGATCGACCGCGCGGCGCTCCAGGCGAACTGGCGGACGTTGGCGGCGCGCCAGCCGGGCGCGCGCACCGGCGCGGCGGTGAAGGCCGACGGCTATGGGCTCGGCGCCGCGGATGTCGCGACCGCCCTCCACCAAGCCGGCTGCCGGGACTTCTTCGTCGCCTGGGCGTCTGAGGGCGTGGCGGTGCGCGAGGCCCTGGCGCGGGCCGGTCTCGATTCCGGCGGAGCGGCCACGCGGATCTACGTCCTTCAGGGCCTCGAAGCGGCGACGGTGGCCCTGCATCTCGCGCACGACCTCGTTCCGGTGCTTTCCACCCCGGACGACGTCGCCTGCTGGCGAGACGGGACCAGCGCCGCGGCCTCCCGGGTCCCCGCCGCGCTGCAGCTGGAGACCGGCATGAACCGCCTCGGCCTCGGCGAAGCCGACGCGCGCCATGCCGCGGCGCTTCACGCAGCCGGCGACCTGCCGCTCTGCCTGGTGATGAGCCATCTCGCTTCGGCCGACGAGCCCACCGCACAGAGCGACGACCAGCTGCAGCGGTTTCTCGCCCTGTCCGCCCTCTTCCCCGGCGTGCCGCGCTCGCTGGCTAACTCCGCCGGCGTGTTTCTCGGTCCGGGATTCGGCTTCGATCTGACGCGGCCCGGCATCGGGCTCTATGGCGGCAGCGCCGGGCCGCGATCGACGGGAGTGCTGCAGCCGGTCGCGCGGCTGACCGCCGCGATCCTGCAGGTCCGGACCGCCCGCGCCGGCGAGGTCGTCGGCTACGGTGCCGCGGTCCGGCTGGAGCGGAACACCCGCATTGCCACGGTCGGCATCGGCTATGCCGACGGCCTGCCGCGCGCCGCCTCCGGCGCCGGCATCGCATTGCGGCCGTTGTGTCCGGCGGCTGACGCCTTGCTCGCCGGGCAGCGCGTGCCGGTGATCGGCCGCATCTCGATGGACATGACCCTGCTCGACGTTTCCGCACTGCCGGAGGGTGGCGTCCAGCCCGGCGACCGTGTGGAGTTCTTCGGCCCCGGCGTGGCGATCGACGACGTCGCCGCGGCGGCAGGGACGATCGCCTACGAGATCCTCACCGGGATGGGCAGGCGGGTCGCCCGCCATTGGACCTGA
- a CDS encoding DUF1294 domain-containing protein, with product MILAVLAYLLAVNATAYAAFAYDKAMAIEGRRRVPERRLLGLALIGGSVGAVAAQRVLRHKTRKEPFRSQLRGIVGLHVVLVLGAAFVGPDALAMIGTTIVDAAFPR from the coding sequence ATGATCCTTGCCGTCCTCGCCTACCTCCTTGCCGTCAATGCGACGGCCTATGCTGCCTTTGCCTACGACAAGGCGATGGCGATCGAGGGCCGGCGCCGCGTTCCCGAGCGCCGGCTGCTGGGCCTCGCGCTGATCGGCGGCAGCGTCGGGGCGGTCGCTGCGCAGCGGGTGCTGCGGCACAAGACGCGGAAGGAGCCCTTCCGTTCGCAGCTGCGGGGGATCGTCGGCCTGCATGTCGTCCTGGTCCTCGGCGCGGCGTTCGTCGGCCCGGACGCGCTGGCAATGATCGGGACGACGATCGTGGACGCGGCCTTTCCGCGCTAG
- the radA gene encoding DNA repair protein RadA, with the protein MAKPKLSFICQNCGSVTARWQGKCEACGEWNTIVEENSAGGIGGGPQGSSRRRGRPSALLPLSGEMEEAPRIISKIDELDRALGGGIVRGSAILIGGDPGIGKSTLLMQAAAALSRNGHSVVYVSGEEAVAQVRLRAQRLKAADTDVQLMAETNVEDILATLAEARRPDLVIIDSIQTLWSDLADSAPGTVTQVRAGVQAMVRFAKASGAAVILVGHVTKEGQIAGPRVVEHMVDAVLYFEGEGGHHYRILRTVKNRFGPTDEIGVFEMGDLGLREVQNPSELFLGERNEKAPGAAVFAGMEGTRPVLVEIQALVAPSALGTPRRAVLGWDQPRLAMVLAVLEAHCGVRLGQHDVYLNVAGGFRISEPAADLAVAAALVSSLSGAPLPSDCVYFGEISLSGSVRPVSHAAQRLKEAEKLGFRQAVLPSAPADMPRSRDMSGFEVEALPDLVARVASGGGATDA; encoded by the coding sequence ATGGCCAAGCCGAAACTCTCCTTCATCTGCCAGAACTGCGGCTCAGTGACCGCCCGCTGGCAGGGCAAGTGCGAAGCCTGCGGCGAGTGGAACACCATCGTCGAGGAGAACTCCGCCGGCGGCATCGGCGGCGGCCCGCAGGGTAGCTCCCGGCGCCGCGGCCGCCCGTCCGCGCTGCTGCCGCTCTCCGGCGAGATGGAGGAGGCGCCGCGGATCATCTCGAAGATCGACGAACTCGACCGGGCGCTCGGCGGCGGCATCGTGCGCGGCTCGGCGATCCTGATCGGCGGCGATCCCGGCATCGGCAAGTCGACCCTGCTGATGCAGGCGGCAGCCGCCCTCTCCCGCAACGGCCACAGCGTCGTCTACGTCTCCGGCGAGGAGGCGGTCGCGCAGGTGCGGCTCCGAGCGCAGCGGCTGAAGGCGGCCGACACCGACGTGCAGCTGATGGCCGAGACCAATGTCGAGGACATCCTGGCGACGCTGGCCGAGGCGCGGCGGCCTGACCTCGTCATCATCGATTCGATCCAGACCCTGTGGTCGGACCTCGCCGATTCCGCTCCCGGCACCGTCACGCAGGTGCGGGCGGGCGTGCAGGCGATGGTGCGCTTCGCCAAGGCGAGCGGCGCGGCGGTGATCCTCGTCGGCCACGTCACCAAGGAGGGGCAGATCGCCGGTCCGCGGGTGGTCGAGCACATGGTCGACGCGGTGCTGTATTTCGAGGGCGAAGGCGGCCATCACTACCGCATCCTGCGGACCGTCAAGAACCGCTTCGGCCCCACCGACGAGATCGGCGTGTTCGAAATGGGCGACCTCGGCTTGCGCGAAGTGCAGAACCCGTCCGAGCTGTTCCTCGGCGAGCGCAACGAGAAGGCGCCGGGAGCCGCGGTGTTCGCCGGCATGGAAGGCACGCGGCCGGTGCTGGTGGAGATCCAGGCGCTGGTGGCGCCCTCCGCCCTCGGCACGCCGCGACGGGCGGTGCTCGGCTGGGACCAGCCGCGGCTCGCGATGGTGCTGGCGGTGCTGGAAGCCCATTGCGGCGTACGGCTCGGCCAGCACGACGTCTATCTCAACGTCGCCGGCGGGTTCCGCATCTCCGAGCCCGCCGCCGATCTCGCGGTGGCGGCGGCGCTGGTGTCATCGCTCAGCGGCGCGCCCCTGCCCTCCGACTGCGTGTATTTCGGCGAAATCAGCCTGTCCGGCTCTGTGCGGCCGGTATCGCACGCGGCCCAGCGGCTGAAGGAGGCCGAGAAGCTCGGCTTCCGCCAGGCCGTGCTGCCCTCGGCGCCGGCCGACATGCCGCGCTCGCGCGACATGAGCGGCTTCGAGGTCGAGGCGCTGCCGGACCTCGTGGCACGGGTCGCCTCCGGCGGCGGCGCCACAGATGCTTGA
- a CDS encoding CvpA family protein, whose protein sequence is MTLTLLDAILFAIMLVSALLAMVRGFSREVLSVVAWLVAAAAAFFFYRPLTPYVSEYIASDMVALAVSAALIFLVTLIVVSFITLRIADFIIDSRVGAIDRALGFVFGAVRGLLLVVVAMLFFNWLAPANQPQWIAESRSKPFLDDLGQRLVAALPENPEQVIMDQIQGTEGEPSAVPAPDGEPGAVPAPDGAAAPEEPSSIEGLIDESGDAPPPAAN, encoded by the coding sequence ATGACCCTAACACTTCTCGACGCGATCCTCTTCGCGATCATGCTGGTGTCGGCGCTCCTCGCGATGGTGCGCGGCTTCTCGCGGGAGGTTCTGTCGGTGGTGGCGTGGCTGGTGGCGGCGGCCGCGGCCTTCTTCTTCTACCGGCCGCTGACCCCCTACGTTTCCGAGTACATCGCCTCCGACATGGTGGCCTTGGCGGTATCGGCCGCGCTGATCTTCCTGGTGACGCTGATCGTCGTCTCGTTCATCACGCTGCGGATCGCCGATTTCATCATCGACAGCCGGGTGGGTGCCATCGACCGTGCCCTCGGCTTCGTCTTCGGCGCGGTGCGCGGGCTGCTGCTCGTCGTCGTCGCCATGCTGTTCTTCAACTGGCTGGCCCCGGCGAATCAGCCGCAGTGGATCGCGGAATCGCGCAGCAAGCCCTTCCTCGACGACCTCGGCCAGCGGCTGGTGGCGGCCCTGCCGGAGAATCCCGAGCAGGTCATCATGGACCAGATCCAGGGCACGGAAGGGGAACCCAGCGCCGTACCAGCTCCCGATGGAGAGCCCGGCGCTGTTCCCGCACCGGACGGTGCGGCGGCGCCGGAAGAACCCAGCTCCATCGAGGGCCTGATCGACGAATCCGGCGATGCACCGCCGCCTGCCGCCAATTGA
- the purF gene encoding amidophosphoribosyltransferase: MDETPFGDDSLHEECGVFGIFQRTDAAAVVTLGLHALQHRGQEAAGIVSFDGSQFHVERHSGLIGDTFTKQSVLERLPGTSAIGHTRYATTGGGGLRNVQPFFAELSAGGFAVAHNGNITNAMTVQRELQRRGSIFSSTSDTETILHLVATSAGRLFVDKLIDALSRLEGAFSLVGLSSKKMVGVRDPLGIRPLVLGEFEGSLILASETCALDIMGATFVRDIAPGELVIITEDGVESLFPFQARRPRFCIFEYVYFARPDSNVEGRNVYDIRKKIGAELARESHAEADIVVPVPDSGVPAAIGYAQEANLPFELGIIRNHYVGRTFIQPTDAIRHMGVKLKHNANRKILEGKRVVLVDDSIVRGTTSQKIVQMVREAGAAEVHMRIASPPTRASCFYGVDTPEKGKLLASRMTIEEMADYIKVDSLAFLTIDGLYRACDEPERNRMMPQFCDACFTGDYPTSLTDQDGTDNVRQLSLLGGAG; the protein is encoded by the coding sequence ATGGATGAGACGCCTTTTGGCGACGATTCGCTGCATGAGGAATGCGGCGTGTTCGGCATTTTCCAGCGGACCGATGCGGCCGCCGTCGTGACGCTGGGGCTGCACGCCCTGCAGCATCGCGGCCAGGAGGCCGCCGGCATCGTCTCCTTCGACGGCTCGCAGTTCCATGTGGAACGCCATTCCGGGCTGATCGGCGACACCTTCACCAAGCAGTCGGTGCTCGAACGCCTGCCGGGCACCTCGGCGATCGGCCATACTCGCTACGCCACCACCGGCGGCGGCGGCCTGCGCAATGTCCAGCCCTTCTTCGCCGAACTCTCCGCCGGCGGCTTCGCGGTCGCGCACAACGGCAACATCACCAACGCGATGACGGTGCAGCGCGAGCTGCAGCGCCGCGGCTCGATCTTCTCCTCCACCTCCGACACCGAGACGATCCTGCACCTCGTCGCGACCAGCGCCGGGCGGCTGTTCGTCGACAAGCTCATCGATGCGCTGTCGCGGCTCGAGGGCGCCTTCTCGCTGGTCGGGCTGTCGTCGAAGAAGATGGTCGGCGTACGCGATCCGCTCGGCATCCGGCCGCTGGTGCTCGGCGAGTTCGAGGGCTCGCTGATCCTCGCCTCCGAGACCTGCGCGCTGGACATCATGGGCGCGACCTTCGTGCGCGACATCGCGCCGGGCGAACTGGTGATCATCACCGAGGACGGCGTCGAGAGCCTCTTCCCCTTCCAGGCGCGCCGACCGCGCTTCTGCATCTTCGAATATGTCTACTTCGCCCGGCCGGACTCCAATGTCGAAGGCCGCAACGTCTACGACATCCGCAAGAAGATCGGAGCGGAGCTCGCCCGCGAGAGCCATGCCGAAGCCGACATTGTCGTGCCGGTACCGGACTCCGGCGTTCCCGCCGCCATCGGCTACGCGCAGGAAGCCAACCTGCCTTTCGAGCTGGGGATCATCCGCAACCACTATGTCGGCCGGACCTTCATCCAGCCGACCGACGCGATCCGGCACATGGGCGTCAAGCTGAAGCACAACGCCAACCGCAAGATCCTCGAGGGCAAGCGCGTCGTGCTGGTCGACGATTCGATCGTGCGCGGCACCACCAGCCAGAAGATCGTGCAGATGGTCCGCGAGGCCGGCGCGGCCGAGGTGCACATGCGCATCGCCTCGCCGCCGACGCGCGCCAGCTGCTTCTACGGCGTCGACACGCCGGAGAAGGGCAAGCTGCTCGCCTCGCGCATGACGATCGAGGAAATGGCCGACTACATCAAGGTCGATTCCCTCGCTTTCCTCACGATCGACGGGCTCTACCGGGCCTGCGACGAACCGGAGCGCAACCGGATGATGCCGCAGTTCTGCGACGCCTGCTTCACCGGCGACTATCCGACCTCGCTCACCGACCAGGACGGCACGGACAATGTCCGACAGTTGTCGCTGCTCGGCGGCGCGGGCTAG
- a CDS encoding SDR family NAD(P)-dependent oxidoreductase, with translation MTGQLKDKVALVTGASRGIGYQIAKGLAAEGAHVIALARTVGGLEELDDEIKSAGGSATLVPLDLTDMGGIDRLGGAINERWGRLDVLVSNAGLLGVLAPIGHIEAKTFEKTMTVNVTATWRLIRSVDPLLRKAQAGRAIVTSSGAAHSAKAFWSLYAASKAATEALVRSWANETQSLPLRVNSVNPGATRTAMRAQAMPGEDPKSLPTAREVAAKIVPLAFAGVTETGKLFDVRAGRFLDYRDPA, from the coding sequence ATGACCGGACAGCTCAAGGACAAGGTCGCGCTGGTCACCGGCGCCTCCCGTGGCATCGGCTACCAGATCGCCAAGGGACTGGCCGCCGAAGGCGCCCACGTCATCGCCCTCGCCCGCACCGTCGGCGGGCTCGAGGAACTCGACGACGAGATCAAGTCGGCCGGCGGCTCGGCCACGCTGGTGCCGCTCGACCTCACCGACATGGGCGGCATCGACCGGCTGGGCGGTGCCATCAACGAACGCTGGGGCCGGCTCGACGTGCTGGTCTCCAACGCCGGCCTTCTCGGCGTGCTGGCGCCGATCGGCCATATCGAGGCGAAGACCTTCGAAAAGACCATGACGGTGAACGTCACCGCCACTTGGCGGCTGATCCGCTCCGTGGACCCGCTGCTGCGCAAGGCGCAGGCCGGTCGCGCCATCGTCACATCCTCGGGCGCGGCGCATTCGGCGAAGGCTTTCTGGTCGCTCTATGCCGCCAGCAAGGCCGCGACCGAGGCACTGGTACGATCCTGGGCGAACGAGACGCAGAGCCTCCCGCTGCGCGTGAACTCGGTCAATCCGGGTGCCACGCGCACCGCCATGCGGGCCCAGGCGATGCCGGGCGAGGATCCGAAGTCGCTGCCGACGGCCCGCGAGGTCGCCGCGAAGATCGTGCCGCTGGCGTTTGCCGGCGTCACCGAGACCGGCAAGCTGTTCGACGTGCGGGCCGGCCGGTTCCTGGACTACCGCGACCCGGCCTGA
- a CDS encoding phosphatidylcholine/phosphatidylserine synthase — protein sequence MGSPFPPFEPGKPDEADVPARRRIPFRRIAPNLITLLSICAGMTGIRMAFEGRFELAVSLVLGAALLDGIDGRVARYLKGQSRFGAEMDSLADIVNFGVAPGLVLYAYMLHDAGSLGWIAALLYSSACALRLARFNTMLDDPHRPKWHSAFFVGVPAPAGAALAMFPVYLSFSGFELGVPAVTASIASVYLVAIGLLMASRLPTWSGKGAGIRVPRDYAIPIILGLVAYVAVLLSFFWQTLTLTAIAYFVSIAFSVRAFSRRAALASDEDQAGSR from the coding sequence ATCGGTTCGCCCTTTCCGCCCTTCGAGCCCGGCAAGCCGGACGAGGCCGACGTGCCGGCCCGGCGCCGCATCCCGTTCCGGCGCATCGCGCCGAACCTGATCACGCTGCTGTCGATCTGCGCAGGCATGACCGGCATCCGCATGGCCTTCGAGGGGCGCTTCGAGCTTGCGGTCAGCCTGGTTCTGGGCGCCGCGCTGCTCGACGGGATCGACGGAAGGGTGGCGCGCTATCTCAAGGGCCAGAGTCGCTTCGGAGCGGAGATGGATTCGCTCGCCGACATCGTGAATTTCGGCGTCGCCCCGGGCCTCGTGCTCTACGCCTACATGCTGCATGACGCCGGCTCGCTCGGATGGATCGCAGCGCTGCTCTATTCCAGCGCCTGCGCGCTGCGCCTGGCGCGGTTCAACACGATGCTCGACGATCCGCACCGGCCGAAATGGCATTCGGCCTTCTTCGTCGGCGTGCCGGCACCGGCCGGGGCGGCGCTCGCGATGTTCCCGGTGTATCTCAGCTTTTCCGGCTTCGAACTCGGCGTACCGGCGGTGACCGCCAGCATCGCCAGCGTCTATCTCGTCGCGATCGGACTGCTGATGGCGAGCCGCCTGCCGACCTGGTCGGGCAAGGGGGCCGGAATCCGGGTGCCGCGCGACTATGCGATCCCGATCATTCTCGGCCTGGTCGCCTATGTCGCGGTGCTGCTGAGCTTCTTCTGGCAGACCCTGACCCTGACCGCGATCGCCTATTTCGTGTCGATCGCCTTCTCGGTCCGCGCCTTCAGCCGGCGGGCGGCGCTCGCCAGCGACGAGGATCAGGCCGGGTCGCGGTAG
- a CDS encoding phosphatidylserine decarboxylase, which yields MHIFASIRNVMAPVHKAGYPFIAAFFAVAVVLGFFWEPLFWLGLILTAWCAYFFRDPERVTPVADHLVVSPADGRVSLVGHVVPPAELGLGVEPMLRISVFMSVFDCHVNRAPMRGRVTRIAYREGEFRNAELDKASEVNERNSLVVDGPQGEIGVVQIAGLVARRIICWSKVEDRLEAGERIGLIRFGSRLDVYLPDGARPRVAEGQTAIAGETIIAEFGNQLPTWPSRRD from the coding sequence ATGCACATATTCGCTTCGATCCGCAACGTGATGGCCCCGGTCCACAAGGCTGGCTACCCGTTCATCGCGGCGTTCTTCGCCGTCGCCGTGGTGCTCGGCTTCTTCTGGGAGCCGCTGTTCTGGCTCGGCCTGATCCTGACCGCCTGGTGCGCCTATTTCTTCCGTGACCCCGAGCGGGTGACGCCGGTCGCCGATCATCTGGTGGTCAGCCCCGCCGACGGCCGCGTCTCGCTGGTCGGGCACGTGGTGCCGCCCGCCGAGCTCGGCCTCGGCGTCGAGCCGATGCTGCGCATCTCGGTGTTCATGAGCGTCTTCGACTGCCACGTGAACCGCGCCCCGATGCGCGGCCGCGTCACTCGTATCGCCTATCGCGAGGGCGAGTTCCGCAATGCCGAGCTCGACAAGGCCAGCGAGGTCAACGAGCGCAACTCGCTGGTCGTCGACGGGCCACAGGGCGAGATCGGCGTCGTGCAGATCGCCGGGCTGGTGGCGCGGCGGATCATCTGCTGGTCGAAGGTTGAGGATCGGCTGGAGGCCGGCGAGCGGATCGGTTTGATCCGCTTCGGCTCGCGGCTCGACGTCTACCTGCCGGACGGCGCGCGGCCGCGCGTCGCGGAAGGCCAGACGGCGATCGCCGGGGAAACGATCATCGCCGAATTCGGCAACCAGCTTCCGACCTGGCCGTCGAGGCGCGACTGA
- a CDS encoding ABC transporter ATP-binding protein/permease, which yields MWPSDRPDLRMRVVYASVFLILAKLLTVAVPYFFKWATDALDGANSAREWLPLIVTGAVTLVVAYNVARVIAVGLNQLRDALFARVGQHAVRRLAYQTFVHMHQLSLRFHLERRTGGLSRIIERGTKGIEAIVRFTILNTVPTVLEFALVAVIFGVSYGLSYVVVVAVTVWLYSWFTIKASDWRIHIRRDMNESDTDANTKAIDSLLNFETVKYFGNEAMEARRFDHSMARYEVAATRIWTSLGWLNFGQGVIFGVGMGVTMVMSALEVRAGTQTLGDFVFINAMLMQLSVPLNFIGFVYREIRQGMTDIEQMFDLLAVEAEVKDPAGAPALVVREGAIRFENVRFGYDPEREILKGVSFEVPPGKSVAIVGPSGAGKSTISRLLFRFYDVSSGRILIDDQDIAAVRQESVRAAIGIVPQDTVLFNDTIAYNVRYGRIDATEADVERAAELAQIASFIRELPGGFDAMVGERGLKLSGGEKQRVAIARTILKAPPILVLDEATSALDTHTEQDIQTALDMVSKERTTLTIAHRLSTIINADEIIVLKAGEIVERGSHRSLLAAGGLYAEMWAMQREATEAEETLRRAREADRLGVVERRPPPAP from the coding sequence ATGTGGCCGTCGGACCGGCCGGACCTCAGGATGCGGGTGGTCTACGCCTCGGTCTTCCTGATCCTCGCCAAGCTGCTGACCGTCGCCGTCCCGTATTTCTTCAAATGGGCGACGGACGCGCTGGACGGCGCCAACAGCGCCCGCGAATGGCTGCCGCTGATCGTCACCGGCGCCGTCACGCTGGTCGTCGCGTACAATGTCGCGCGGGTGATCGCCGTCGGGCTCAACCAGCTTCGGGACGCGCTGTTCGCGCGGGTCGGCCAGCATGCGGTGCGCCGGCTCGCCTACCAGACCTTCGTGCACATGCATCAGCTGTCGCTGCGCTTCCATCTCGAGCGGCGCACCGGCGGCCTGTCGCGGATCATCGAGCGCGGCACCAAGGGGATCGAGGCGATCGTCCGCTTCACCATCCTCAACACCGTGCCGACGGTGCTGGAATTCGCGCTCGTCGCGGTGATCTTCGGCGTTTCCTACGGCCTCTCCTACGTCGTCGTGGTCGCCGTGACGGTGTGGCTCTACAGCTGGTTCACCATCAAGGCGAGCGACTGGCGCATCCACATCCGCCGCGACATGAACGAGTCCGATACCGACGCCAACACCAAGGCGATCGACTCGCTGCTCAACTTCGAGACGGTGAAGTATTTCGGCAACGAGGCGATGGAGGCGCGACGCTTCGATCACTCGATGGCGCGCTACGAAGTCGCCGCGACCCGGATCTGGACCTCGCTCGGCTGGCTGAATTTCGGCCAGGGCGTGATCTTCGGCGTCGGCATGGGCGTCACCATGGTGATGTCGGCGCTGGAGGTGCGGGCCGGCACCCAGACGCTCGGCGACTTCGTGTTCATCAACGCCATGCTGATGCAGCTGTCGGTCCCGCTGAACTTCATCGGCTTCGTCTATCGCGAGATCCGCCAGGGTATGACCGACATCGAGCAGATGTTCGACCTGCTGGCGGTCGAGGCCGAGGTGAAGGATCCGGCGGGGGCGCCGGCGCTGGTGGTGCGCGAGGGCGCGATCCGCTTCGAGAACGTCCGCTTCGGCTACGATCCGGAGCGGGAGATCCTGAAGGGCGTGTCCTTCGAGGTGCCGCCGGGCAAGTCGGTGGCAATCGTCGGTCCTTCCGGCGCCGGCAAGTCGACGATCTCGCGGCTGCTGTTCCGCTTCTACGACGTCAGTTCCGGCCGCATCCTGATCGACGACCAGGACATCGCCGCCGTCCGCCAGGAGTCGGTGCGCGCCGCCATCGGCATCGTCCCGCAGGACACGGTGCTGTTCAACGACACGATCGCCTACAATGTCCGCTACGGCCGCATCGACGCGACGGAGGCCGATGTCGAGCGGGCGGCGGAACTGGCGCAGATCGCCTCGTTCATCCGCGAACTGCCGGGCGGCTTCGACGCCATGGTCGGCGAGCGGGGCCTGAAACTGTCGGGTGGCGAGAAGCAGCGCGTGGCGATCGCCCGCACCATTCTCAAGGCGCCGCCGATCCTGGTGCTCGACGAGGCGACCTCGGCGCTCGACACCCATACCGAGCAGGACATCCAGACGGCGCTCGACATGGTGTCGAAGGAGCGAACCACGCTGACCATCGCGCACCGGCTGTCGACCATCATCAATGCCGACGAGATCATCGTGCTGAAGGCCGGCGAGATCGTCGAGCGAGGATCGCATCGGAGCCTCTTGGCCGCCGGCGGCCTCTATGCCGAGATGTGGGCGATGCAGCGCGAGGCGACGGAGGCGGAGGAGACGCTGCGCCGGGCCCGCGAGGCGGACCGGCTCGGGGTTGTCGAGCGCCGCCCGCCGCCGGCGCCCTGA